The nucleotide window ATGTACCGGATCTTCATCTCGTCTAGGCTGTTTAGAAAAAATAGTAGTGTGTGGCTCAAAGCTGCATTCTATTTTTTCATGTACATCCTCTCAAGTCATGTAAGTTAAAATTTATACACACAAAGTTTCTCATTTCTGTTCTttacattttcattttcttggcTAGCTCTCTTCTTTTGTATCAATAACTAACTCTTTGTTAATTTTAGATAATTGGAGGATTTTGGTACTTCAGTTGTGTTCAAATGGAAGCACTATGCTGGTACCAGGCCCTCAGAGGACGTACCAGTTTCAAATGTGGTGACCCTCCTCTATCTGCTTACAAACATGAGATCATTCGTACAATGTGCAGTGGGACGAAGGAGATATTTGATTTTGGATCATTCCTGGATACAATCAAAGACGGCTTCACAGGACCTATAAAATTCCGCAAAaagttattttactttatttggtGGGGACTCAAAAATCTGAGGTAAAGCCAATTggttctctttttattttccgaTATAACAGAAAACTTGAAGAAGATTATGTATCTCACATATTTTTGTTTCCATCTGTTAAATTTATTGCAGTAACTATGGTACAAACATCAATACAAGTGAATACATGTGGGAAAATTGCTTTGCAATTCTTGTTTCTTCTATTGGCTTGGTACTATTTGCTCTTCTTATTGGTAATATGCAGGTTGGTAACGATTTTCCCTAACTTTCATCTGTAACTTAACTTTTAAGATTAAGAAGCAGACCATGGTTAAATTTTAAGGTAATTTAAGCTTAATTCTCTGTAATAATGTCGGTTGATCGACAGCAATGTATGCGGTCCTCGGAGGAAAAGGAAGCGGCAATTGATAAGGTTCAAATGAAAGAGCAAGAACTACACGATTGGATGAAGAAATATGATCTCCATAAAAAGTTGGGCAAAGACGCTGAGAAGTTGAGGATAGAGATCATGACAAAGATCACAAAAAACTTGAAAGACGACAAAAATGCTCAAGTACAAAACctgttctctcttcttccctgGAATACAATAGAAGATCTCAAGCTTGCTGTCTGCATGGATATGCTACAGAAAGTATGTTCCTCGACCGGCCTCCAGgaattttatctatttattcTTTTGGGGAAAAAAAGTTTTGCTCTTCCATATTGATCAATATTAATTAATGTGCCGTAAAAATAAAGTTTTTAACGAGGCCACTATGTGTATATGTATAGGTACGAAGTCTCGAAAATATGGATGAAACAGGATTGAAACAGATCTGCCACCATCTCAAGCCAGTGACCTATACCAAGACAACATTACCTTTTCAAATGGGAAAACGACTTGATCGCATGCTCTTTATCATGGAAGGTATTATGTTGACCTACCCGATtagtactactactactacagCTGATCATCAAGTTGGAAGAGTAAACCCCCCATTAAAAATCCGCGGGTTGCTTGAGAAGGGTGATGTTTATGGAGAACAACTTCTGAGTTGGGCATCACCACGCGATTTGTCCTCTGTCTCTGATGCAGACCTTCCTATCTTGACTGAAAATGTAGAATGTCTTTTGGAAGTAGAAGGCTTTGTTCTCTCTGCCCAAGACTTGAAAAATGTAGTCTCCGGGTCCAAGTTACATGGCAACAGTTCCAGCCTGTTGGTGGAGGGGGAACGTCATAGCCCAAAAGGAACATCAAGGCGTCTTCATCACCGCATTAAATCTATTCCACGGCCAGGCATAGAGGGCGGGGATGAGAAAACAGATATTCAAGATTCAAACAACTAAATGTCCCATATTGTGTCATTGTGTGGGAGATTGGTTCTGATGAGAAACTAGTGGTTTTCTGTTAGGTTTTTCATTCAGTTCAAATAAGCCCTATTAACTGTTGTGCGTGTTTAATGTTTTGACTATTTCTTGCTTCATTTACCACGTTAGTTAGttgtaagagcaagttcacccgttgggttacCAGGTCATCCattattcactactttttagtgtatattttcattatctgggtcacgagcacagtgagTTCACCtgttgggtcaccg belongs to Rosa chinensis cultivar Old Blush chromosome 4, RchiOBHm-V2, whole genome shotgun sequence and includes:
- the LOC112198457 gene encoding cyclic nucleotide-gated ion channel 1, yielding MSAHPGRAVEDANVPAGKVNETEKKWETMLPSVSFWNNISGLACMIAVSMDPLFFYIAFLDKINLCLGMEEGLRSAVLITRSLTDFTFLFHIVYQICEAVKAVPSVSRPKPVQRGNSKLFKWFGYAKAIAKKLSWSSFLTDIFAIIPIPHVLILALFYAPNHGFSQNKMTLNYMLLAQYVPRMYRIFISSRLFRKNSSVWLKAAFYFFMYILSSHIIGGFWYFSCVQMEALCWYQALRGRTSFKCGDPPLSAYKHEIIRTMCSGTKEIFDFGSFLDTIKDGFTGPIKFRKKLFYFIWWGLKNLSNYGTNINTSEYMWENCFAILVSSIGLVLFALLIGNMQQCMRSSEEKEAAIDKVQMKEQELHDWMKKYDLHKKLGKDAEKLRIEIMTKITKNLKDDKNAQVQNLFSLLPWNTIEDLKLAVCMDMLQKVRSLENMDETGLKQICHHLKPVTYTKTTLPFQMGKRLDRMLFIMEGIMLTYPISTTTTTADHQVGRVNPPLKIRGLLEKGDVYGEQLLSWASPRDLSSVSDADLPILTENVECLLEVEGFVLSAQDLKNVVSGSKLHGNSSSLLVEGERHSPKGTSRRLHHRIKSIPRPGIEGGDEKTDIQDSNN